Proteins encoded together in one Gigantopelta aegis isolate Gae_Host chromosome 8, Gae_host_genome, whole genome shotgun sequence window:
- the LOC121379178 gene encoding uncharacterized protein LOC121379178 — protein sequence MISLAAAGLACYKHGRVTARLVRMRFRTLRMGVRQLQTSAVALTKADIDEETVPFKNTKAASWKSTNSVIPAREVPVYQPVIIGISVMVFLVYFLILREESDIDSEFRGSLFDRVPGLEETQLKLSIEYNTKLGKDVTELEMRLAEIVGSK from the exons ATGATATCCTTAGCGGCTGCGGGTTTGGCTTGCTATAAACATGGACGTGTCACTGCTAGACTTGTCAGAATGCGTTTTAGAACTTTAAG AATGGGAGTTAGACAGTTGCAGACCTCAGCAGTTGCATTGACAAAAGCAGACATAGATGAGGAAACGGTGCCATTTAAAAACACCAAAGCTGCTTCGTGGAAAAGCACCAACTCTGTGATCCCTGCCCGAGAAGTGCCAGTATACCAGCCTGTCATCATAGGTATTAGTGTCATGGTGTTCCTTGTGTACTTCTTAATCCTCAGGGAAGAGAGTGACATTGACTCTGAATTTCGAGGATCTTTGTTTGACCGTGTTCCAGGATTAGAGGAAACTCAGTTGAAACTTTCCATTGAGTACAATACTAAATTAGGTAAAGATGTAACAGAGTTGGAAATGAGACTGGCCGAGATTGTGGGCTCCAAGTGA
- the LOC121379958 gene encoding histone H3.3A — MARTKQTARKSTGGKAPRKQLATKAARKSAPSTGGVKKPHRYRPGTVALREIRRYQKSTELLIRKLPFQRLVREIAQDFKTDLRFQSAAIGALQEASEAYLVGLFEDTNLCAIHAKRVTIMPKDIQLARRIRGERA, encoded by the exons ATGGCTCGTACTAAGCAGACGGCTCGTAAATCTACAGGAGGTAAAGCTCCTCGTAAGCAGTTGGCAACAAAGGCAGCAAGAAAGAGTGCCCCATCTACAGGAGGAGTCAAGAAGCCCCATCGTTACAGACCTGGTACTGTTGCATTGAGAGAAATCAGGAGGTACCAGAAATCTACAGAGTTGCTGATCAGAAAATTGCCATTCCAGAGATTAGTTCGTGAGATTGCTCAGGACTTCAAAACAGATCTACGATTTCAGAGTGCAGCTATTGGTGCTCTACAG gaGGCAAGTGAAGCTTACTTGGTTGGCTTGTTTGAAGATACAAACTTGTGTGCTATCCACGCCAAGAGAGTGACTATCATGCCTAAAGACATTCAACTGGCCAGAAGAATTCGTGGAGAACGTGCATAA